The Papaver somniferum cultivar HN1 chromosome 3, ASM357369v1, whole genome shotgun sequence genome includes a region encoding these proteins:
- the LOC113359766 gene encoding uncharacterized protein LOC113359766 produces the protein MSIVAPEMNATTSRVNAAESRGKEQGRSLGPKKPNFKKKAGNNSHYHKGKKNVFPKHKGKSSQSHSKHHESVCHRCGSPGHWANVCRTARHLVDLYQASIKGKEKKAETNFAQYDIPMDISHLDISDFKNNGNEIEDMDSFLKDV, from the coding sequence ATGTCAATAGTTGCTCCAGAGATGAACGCTACAACTAGTCGTGTCAATGCAGCTGAAAGCCGTGGGAAAGAACAGGGACGTTCGTTAGGTCCTAAAAAGCCCAACTTCAAGAAGAAGGCTGGTAATAATTCCCATTATCATAAGGGGAAGAAGAACGTGTTTCCAAAACACAAAGGCAAAAGCTCGCAAAGTCATTCAAAGCACCATGAAAGTGTTTGTCACCGTTGTGGTTCACCGGGGCACTGGGCAAATGTTTGTCGTACTGCAAGGCACCTTGTTGACCTTTATCAAGCGTCTATTAAAGGAAAGGAAAAGAAGGCTGAAACCAATTTTGCGCAATATGACATACCAATGGATATTTCGCATCTTGATATTTCTGACTTCAAGAATAATGGAAATGAGATTGAAGACATGGATTCCTTCCTTAAGGATGTCTGA
- the LOC113356886 gene encoding cyclase-like protein 2 has protein sequence MEVQWSSILICTVYIVFILGFSSSSSLASPIEAYPSYGGECKIVPPKKEVFGNGRIIDITHKMRSDLPNFGSTESVGQLLQLAVSMKNGSLYNVSELKLRVHTGTHVDAPGHFYENYFDACFDIDALDLDVLNGPALLVDVPRNMNITAEAMKSLHIPRGVRRVLFRTLNTDRFLMWKKFDSSYVGFTEDGAQWLKDHTDIQMVGTDYLSVASFDDLVTAHRVFLKSRNIILVEALKLDDIDAGLYTVHCLPLRLVGSEGSPLRCILMP, from the exons ATGGAGGTTCAGTGGAGTTCTATACTGATATGCACCGTTTATATCGTTTTTATCCTCGGTTTTTCGTCGTCTTCTTCCTTAGCATCACCAATTGAAGCGTATCCTAGCTATGGAGGTGAATGCAAAATAGTCCCACCAAAGAAAGAAGTTTTTGGAAATGGAAGGATAATTGATATCACTCATAAAATGAGGTCTGATTTACCAAATTTTGGATCAACTGAAAGTGTGGGTCAGCTCTTACAGCTTGCAGTAAGTATGAAAAATGGTTCTTTGTATAACGTCTCTGAGTTGAAGTTGCGGGTTCATACTGGTACTCATGTTGATGCACCTGGACACTTCTACGAAAACTATTTTGATGCTTGTTTTGATATTGATGCACTCGATCTGGATGTTCTCAATG GTCCTGCACTGTTGGTGGATGTTCCTAGAAATATGAACATTACTG CTGAAGCTATGAAGTCGTTGCATATTCCAAGAGGAGTGCGTCGCGTGCTATTCAGAACATTAAACACTGACAG GTTCCTTATGTGGAAAAAGTTCGACAGCAGTTATGTTGGTTTCACGGAGGATGGAGCACAGTGGCTAAAAGATCACACTGATATCCAGATGGTTG GAACTGATTACTTATCCGTTGCTTCATTTGACGACTTGGTAACTGCTCATCGTGTCTTTCTTAAAAGCAGG AACATCATTCTTGTGGAAGCCCTGAAACTAGATGATATCGACGCTGGGCTATATACTGTGCATTGCTTACCTCTTAGATTGGTTGGTTCGGAGGGATCTCCATTAAGATGCATTCTGATGCCGTAA
- the LOC113359765 gene encoding uncharacterized protein LOC113359765 has product MATFCRLCRKIEETMSRVTWHCRVAKRIWAWAANFFNLWPKEDLVASYKVAKRRSRTIKDLWLVANLAITTELWKMRNKVFFEEFRLHVLSFKGRVYQVIRDNSIRMRGHMYNTQEDLRILNYFRVQHRSSKFSTPKAVSWLPPNPGEIMICCDGASRGNPGLAGAGVTFRDANSAVLGVLSVGLGFQANYYAEVCAVIYGALLAKRWNVKNLCICSDSMSCIQDFQSGELPWKLVTKWKIARSFYDNIRYVDNYREVNFSAYALAKQAC; this is encoded by the exons ATGGCTACTTTTTGTCGGTTGTGTAGGAAGATCGAAGAAACTATGAGCCGTGTCACTTGGCACTGTCGAGTGGCTAagagaatttgggcttgggctgcAAATTTTTTTAATCTTTGGCCAAAGGAGGATTTGGTAGCCTCTTACAAGGTTGCTAAAAGACGAAGTAGGACGATTAAGGATCTGTGGCTGGTTGCAAACCTTGCAATTACCACAGAGCTCTGGAAGATGCGCAACAAGGTTTTCTTTGAGGAATTTCGGTTGCACGTGCTTAGTTTTAAGGGCAGAGTGTATCAGGTTATTCGTGATAACTCGATTCGAATGAGGGGCCATATGTACAACACGCAAGAAGATTTGCGCATCTTGAATTATTTCAGGGTGCAACATAGATCTAGCAAGTTTTCTACTCCAAAAGCGGTTAGTTGGTTACCTCCTAATCCTGGAGAaattatgatctgttgtgatggtgcttctcgTGGCAATCCTGGCCTAGCTGGAGCTGGTGTTACCTTCAGGGATGCTAATTCTGCGGTCCTTGGAGTGCTTTCAGTTGGCCTGGGTTTTCAAGCCAACTATTATGCGGAAGTTTGTGCTGTGATTTATGGAGCATTGCTTGCTAAGAGATGGAATGTTAAAAACCTTTGCATCTGTTcagattcgatgagttgcattcaaGATTTTCAGTCGGGTGAGCTTCCTTGGAAGCTTGTTACGAAGTGGAAGATTGCGAGGAGCTTTTATGATAACATTCGCTATGTGGATAACTATAGGGAAGTTAATTTCTCGGCTTATGCTTTggccaaacaagctt gttag